In the Theobroma cacao cultivar B97-61/B2 chromosome 1, Criollo_cocoa_genome_V2, whole genome shotgun sequence genome, one interval contains:
- the LOC18611957 gene encoding uncharacterized protein LOC18611957 isoform X2 translates to MSKESLPHAVNGGVSNDSCPNADSDDSGTYSQCSRDKEAGLATCRVCHCVESDKRGDAALGFLGITPPLPEAVKSNAEAKPNSNGIPKDVESDFSHAKSVGRESGFVEFISPEGEVFICSTDLEIGSCHHHDALIELGCSCKNDLALVHYACALKWFVSHGSTVCEICGNPAKNIRTSDFKKVVVSLKDYEALRERTASGDPNPAQVHTSSVSQAVSEQPLNTFTEEVAPTENPATKWAVEGTGILLATGLLTVTLAWLIAPRVGKKTARSGLHILLGGICALTVVVFFRFIVLTRIKYGPARYWAILFVFWFLVFGIWASRTHGAHTT, encoded by the exons ATGAGTAAGGAAAGTTTGCCACATGCAGTCAATGGAGGTGTTAGCAATGATAGTTGCCCAAATGCTGACAGTGATGATTCTGGGACTTACTCGCAATGCAGTAGAGACAAGGAGGCAGGTTTGGCTACTTGTCGCGTGTGCCACTGTGTTGAATCTGATAAAAGAGGGGATGCTGCGTTAGGATTTTTGGGCATCACTCCTCCCTTACCAGAAGCGGTTAAAAGCAATGCAGAAGCTAAGCCTAATAGCAATGGAATTCCAAAAGATGTTGAAAGTGATTTTTCCCATGCTAAGAGTGTTGGAAGAGAATCTGGGTTTGTTGAGTTCATTAGCCCTGAGGGAGAGGTTTTCATCTGTAGTACTGATTTAGAAATAGGCTCATGTCATCATCATGACGCATTAATTGAACTTGGTTGTTCTTGCAAAAATGATCTTGCTCTAGTGCATTATGCTTGTGCTCTCAAGTGGTTTGTTAGTCATGGATCTACTGTTTGCGAAATCTGCGGTAATCCTGCAAAAAATATCAGGACTTCTGACTTTAAGAAAGTTGTGGTTTCTTTGAAGGATTATGAAGCACTGAGAGAAAGGACTGCTAGTGGAGATCCCAATCCTGCCCAAGTTCATACAAGTTCAG TTTCACAGGCTGTTTCTGAACAACCCCTTAATACTTTCACTGAAGAAGTTGCTCCCACTGAAAATCCTGCAACCAAATGGGCTGTGGAAGGTACTGGAATTCTGCTTGCGACAGGTCTACTTACTGTTACACTCGCATGGCTCATTGCTCCTCGTGTTGGAAAG AAAACGGCTAGGAGTGGTCTTCATATTCTCTTGGGAGGCATTTGTGCCTTAACAGTTGTGGTCTTCTTTCGCTTT ATTGTGCTGACAAGGATTAAGTATGGACCTGCGCGCTACTGGGCTATCTTGTTTGTCTTCTGGTTTCTCGTGTTTGGTATATGGGCTTCAAGAACGCATGGTGCTCATACAACATGA
- the LOC18611957 gene encoding uncharacterized protein LOC18611957 isoform X3 — translation MSKESLPHAVNGGVSNDSCPNADSDDSGTYSQCSRDKEAGLATCRVCHCVESDKRGDAALGFLGITPPLPEAVKSNAEAKPNSNGIPKDVESDFSHAKSVGRESGFVEFISPEGEVFICSTDLEIGSCHHHDALIELGCSCKNDLALVHYACALKWFVSHGSTVCEICGNPAKNIRTSDFKKVVVSLKDYEALRERTASGDPNPAQVHTSSGVDPDAVAAIRRQRLSEISLWFSPHSNNNNNNSFAAVSQAVSEQPLNTFTEEVAPTENPATKWAVEGTGILLATGLLTVTLAWLIAPRVGKKTARSGLHILLGGICALTVVVFFRFF, via the exons ATGAGTAAGGAAAGTTTGCCACATGCAGTCAATGGAGGTGTTAGCAATGATAGTTGCCCAAATGCTGACAGTGATGATTCTGGGACTTACTCGCAATGCAGTAGAGACAAGGAGGCAGGTTTGGCTACTTGTCGCGTGTGCCACTGTGTTGAATCTGATAAAAGAGGGGATGCTGCGTTAGGATTTTTGGGCATCACTCCTCCCTTACCAGAAGCGGTTAAAAGCAATGCAGAAGCTAAGCCTAATAGCAATGGAATTCCAAAAGATGTTGAAAGTGATTTTTCCCATGCTAAGAGTGTTGGAAGAGAATCTGGGTTTGTTGAGTTCATTAGCCCTGAGGGAGAGGTTTTCATCTGTAGTACTGATTTAGAAATAGGCTCATGTCATCATCATGACGCATTAATTGAACTTGGTTGTTCTTGCAAAAATGATCTTGCTCTAGTGCATTATGCTTGTGCTCTCAAGTGGTTTGTTAGTCATGGATCTACTGTTTGCGAAATCTGCGGTAATCCTGCAAAAAATATCAGGACTTCTGACTTTAAGAAAGTTGTGGTTTCTTTGAAGGATTATGAAGCACTGAGAGAAAGGACTGCTAGTGGAGATCCCAATCCTGCCCAAGTTCATACAAGTTCAGGTGTAGACCCTGATGCCGTTGCTGCTATACGGAGGCAACGGCTAAGTGAGATTTCATTGTGGTTCAGTCCACACagtaataataacaataataacaGTTTTGCTGCAGTTTCACAGGCTGTTTCTGAACAACCCCTTAATACTTTCACTGAAGAAGTTGCTCCCACTGAAAATCCTGCAACCAAATGGGCTGTGGAAGGTACTGGAATTCTGCTTGCGACAGGTCTACTTACTGTTACACTCGCATGGCTCATTGCTCCTCGTGTTGGAAAG AAAACGGCTAGGAGTGGTCTTCATATTCTCTTGGGAGGCATTTGTGCCTTAACAGTTGTGGTCTTCTTTCGCTTT TTTTAG
- the LOC18611954 gene encoding aldehyde dehydrogenase family 3 member H1 produces the protein MIIVSAGLFKDCGRCFKSSSIVGVGLGDTLAYRHTYKINQVSFSSSIPSSYYCCATLSKTMEEAKQTFDVDKAAVLVKELRKTFSSGKTKSYEWRMSQLESISKMIDEKEKEIIEALHKDLSKPELEAFISEISMTKSSCKLALKELKHWMMPKKVETSMATYPSSAKIVSEPLGVVLVISTWNFPFLLSLDPVIGAIAAGNAVVLKPSEIAPATSSLLARLLVEYADESAIRVVEGAVAETSALLEQKWDKIFFTGGARVGRIVMTAAAKHLTPVTLELGGKCPVLVDSNVDLQVTARRIVAGKWACNNGQACIGVDYIITTKDFAPQLIDALRSVLEECFGKDPMESKDRSRIVNSFHFMRLVNLLDEDKVSDKIVVGGQRDRSHLQIAPTILLDVPDDSRIMQEEIFGPLLPITTVEKLEDAFDMINRKPKALAAYLFSDDEQIERKFVQNVSAGGIAINDTILQLTVPTLPFGGVGESGMGSYHGKFSFDAFSHNKAVLYRSFAGESPTRYPPYTPGKQKQMKALISGDVFNIMLALLGWFKD, from the exons ATGATAATTGTCTCTGCTGGCCTCTTCAAAGACTGTGGCAG ATGTTTCAAATCCAGCAGTATAGTTGGTGTTGGCCTGGGTGACACCCTGGCATATCGTCATACATATAAGATCAACCAAGTATCCTTCTCCAGTTCTATCCCTTCTTCATACTA TTGCTGTGCAACACTATCAAAAACAATGGAGGAAGCAAAGCAAACATTTGATGTAGACAAAGCTGCTGTGCTAGTTAAGGAGCTCAGGAAAACCTTTAGTTCAGGCAAGACTAAGAGCTATGAATGGAGAATGTCACAATTGGAAAGTATATCAAAGATGATTGATGAAAAGGAGAAGGAGATTATAGAAGCACTTCATAAGGACCTATCGAAACCTGAACTTGAAGCTTTTATATCAGAG ATTTCGATGACAAAATCCTCATGTAAGTTGGCTCTTAAAGAACTTAAACATTGGATGATGCCAAAAAAG GTTGAAACTTCAATGGCAACTTATCCATCGTCAGCGAAAATTGTGTCAGAACCTCTTGGAGTTGTGTTGGTCATATCTACCTGGAACTTTCCCTTtt TATTGTCTCTTGATCCGGTGATTGGAGCCATTGCAGCCGGTAATGCTGTCGTCCTTAAACCATCAGAAATTGCTCCTGCCACATCATCACTGCTTGCAAGGTTACTAGTAGAATATGCAGACGAATCTGCCATAAGAGTTGTTGAGGGTGCTGTTGCTGAGACCTCTGCATTATTAGAACAAAAGTGGGATAAGATCTTTTTTACAG GTGGGGCGAGAGTAGGGCGCATTGTGATGACTGCAGCAGCGAAGCACCTTACACCAGTAACTCTTGAACTTGGAGGAAAGTGCCCGGTTCTTGTTGATTCTAATGTTGATTTACAA GTTACTGCAAGGAGGATTGTAGCAGGCAAGTGGGCATGCAACAATGGACAAGCTTGCATTGGTGTTGATTATATTATAACAACAAAAGACTTTGCCCCTCAGTTG ATAGATGCTCTAAGAAGTGTACTGGAGGAATGCTTTGGAAAAGATCCAATGGAATCCAAGGACCGTTCTCGCATTGTAAACTCATTCCACTTCATGCGTCTAGTAAATCTCTTGGATGAGGATAAGGTCTCTGATAAAATTGTTGTTGGAGGCCAGAGGGACAGGAGCCATTT GCAAATAGCTCCAACAATATTGTTGGACGTTCCTGATGACTCACGGATAATGCAGGAAGAAATTTTTGGACCATTACTTCCCATAACGACC GTTGAAAAGTTGGAGGATGCCTTTGACATGATAAACAGAAAGCCAAAAGCTCTTGCTGCATATCTCTTCAGTGATGATGAGCAGATCGAAAGGAAGTTTGTGCAAAACGTATCTGCTGGAGGAATAGCCATTAATGACACCATTCTGCAA CTAACGGTTCCCACTTTACCTTTCGGAGGAGTTGGGGAAAGTGGAATGGGTTCATACCATGGTAAATTCTCTTTCGATGCTTTTAGCCACAATAAGGCAGTTTTATACAGAAGTTTCGCAGGAGAATCTCCTACTAGGTACCCTCCATACACACCAggaaagcaaaaacaaatgaaggCCTTAATCAGTGGCGACGTATTTAACATTATGCTTGCTTTACTTGGATGGTTTAAAGACTGA
- the LOC18611957 gene encoding uncharacterized protein LOC18611957 isoform X1, with protein MSKESLPHAVNGGVSNDSCPNADSDDSGTYSQCSRDKEAGLATCRVCHCVESDKRGDAALGFLGITPPLPEAVKSNAEAKPNSNGIPKDVESDFSHAKSVGRESGFVEFISPEGEVFICSTDLEIGSCHHHDALIELGCSCKNDLALVHYACALKWFVSHGSTVCEICGNPAKNIRTSDFKKVVVSLKDYEALRERTASGDPNPAQVHTSSGVDPDAVAAIRRQRLSEISLWFSPHSNNNNNNSFAAVSQAVSEQPLNTFTEEVAPTENPATKWAVEGTGILLATGLLTVTLAWLIAPRVGKKTARSGLHILLGGICALTVVVFFRFIVLTRIKYGPARYWAILFVFWFLVFGIWASRTHGAHTT; from the exons ATGAGTAAGGAAAGTTTGCCACATGCAGTCAATGGAGGTGTTAGCAATGATAGTTGCCCAAATGCTGACAGTGATGATTCTGGGACTTACTCGCAATGCAGTAGAGACAAGGAGGCAGGTTTGGCTACTTGTCGCGTGTGCCACTGTGTTGAATCTGATAAAAGAGGGGATGCTGCGTTAGGATTTTTGGGCATCACTCCTCCCTTACCAGAAGCGGTTAAAAGCAATGCAGAAGCTAAGCCTAATAGCAATGGAATTCCAAAAGATGTTGAAAGTGATTTTTCCCATGCTAAGAGTGTTGGAAGAGAATCTGGGTTTGTTGAGTTCATTAGCCCTGAGGGAGAGGTTTTCATCTGTAGTACTGATTTAGAAATAGGCTCATGTCATCATCATGACGCATTAATTGAACTTGGTTGTTCTTGCAAAAATGATCTTGCTCTAGTGCATTATGCTTGTGCTCTCAAGTGGTTTGTTAGTCATGGATCTACTGTTTGCGAAATCTGCGGTAATCCTGCAAAAAATATCAGGACTTCTGACTTTAAGAAAGTTGTGGTTTCTTTGAAGGATTATGAAGCACTGAGAGAAAGGACTGCTAGTGGAGATCCCAATCCTGCCCAAGTTCATACAAGTTCAGGTGTAGACCCTGATGCCGTTGCTGCTATACGGAGGCAACGGCTAAGTGAGATTTCATTGTGGTTCAGTCCACACagtaataataacaataataacaGTTTTGCTGCAGTTTCACAGGCTGTTTCTGAACAACCCCTTAATACTTTCACTGAAGAAGTTGCTCCCACTGAAAATCCTGCAACCAAATGGGCTGTGGAAGGTACTGGAATTCTGCTTGCGACAGGTCTACTTACTGTTACACTCGCATGGCTCATTGCTCCTCGTGTTGGAAAG AAAACGGCTAGGAGTGGTCTTCATATTCTCTTGGGAGGCATTTGTGCCTTAACAGTTGTGGTCTTCTTTCGCTTT ATTGTGCTGACAAGGATTAAGTATGGACCTGCGCGCTACTGGGCTATCTTGTTTGTCTTCTGGTTTCTCGTGTTTGGTATATGGGCTTCAAGAACGCATGGTGCTCATACAACATGA
- the LOC18611955 gene encoding uncharacterized protein LOC18611955: MPYLLLTQKPKKKKRKEKMLPLKLVREAFTQHPLLLSQHHHRHHSKSDLEDDDDENDASKPSIYNFYYYSSKSTKPRTPKSKTKPKTPLLLFLPTKEVICDTFRLATIAREMGMDFNPTPSLSHIVFSYSSSSPSPSPSSSSASSSSASSSALSLSSSFSMPLPHGAVLVSFPSLSSSSLSHLRSFVSLSKGLFKLVFISSGSDYDAKFDDSRNWDCCSISLFQRLTGDRIESMDAFSRALAGMGWTLFNTRKNPSLNSANPATKSVYLFRKVDSGRVRGGRGNGECRIRELRLPSLDFRNAPLKILQYIVLMTDDVFYLG; this comes from the coding sequence ATGCCTTATTTATTACTCACTCAGaagccaaagaaaaagaagagaaaagaaaagatgctCCCACTAAAGCTGGTACGAGAGGCCTTCACCCAACACCCTCTCCTTCTCTCCCAGCATCACCATCGCCATCATTCCAAGTCCGACcttgaagatgatgatgatgaaaacGATGCCTCCAAGCCCAGCATTTACAACTTCTATTATTATTCCTCTAAATCAACCAAACCCAGAACCCCCAAATCCAAAACCAAGCCCAAGACCCCACTGCTCCTCTTTCTCCCTACCAAAGAAGTTATCTGCGACACATTTAGGTTAGCGACCATAGCCAGAGAAATGGGCATGGATTTCAACCCGACCCCTTCCCTTTCTCACATCGTTTTCTCTTACTCTTCTTCCTCTCCCTCTCCCTCTCCTTCTTCGTcttctgcttcttcttcttcagcCTCTTCCTCTGCCTTGTCTCTCTCATCTTCGTTTTCCATGCCTTTACCGCACGGTGCCGTTTTGGTTTCCTTCCCTTCACTCTCTTCCTCCTCCCTTTCCCATCTTCGTTCCTTTGTTTCCCTCTCTAAAGGCCTTTTCAAGCTCGTTTTTATCTCCTCGGGCTCTGATTATGATGCAAAATTTGATGATTCCCGCAACTGGGATTGCTGCTCCATTTCTCTGTTTCAAAGGCTGACAGGTGATAGGATAGAATCCATGGATGCATTTTCAAGGGCTTTGGCTGGAATGGGATGGACCCTTTTCAATACAAGGAAAAACCCATCTCTAAATTCTGCTAATCCCGCTACCAAATCGGTTTACTTGTTCAGGAAAGTAGATTCGGGTCGGGTTCGGGGAGGGAGAGGGAATGGAGAGTGCAGGATAAGAGAGCTGAGGTTGCCTTCATTGGATTTCAGGAATGCCCCTTTGAAGATTTTGCAGTATATTGTTTTGATGACTGATGATGTTTTTTATCTTgggtaa